A single genomic interval of Clostridium facile harbors:
- a CDS encoding PH domain-containing protein, with product MKFWPISKKSIFVQDLFCTIIWFVLSIFPFLYIQQFTIWWYVTLLPLLVLFLFFAVFYFPARYRNSGYCFTKNHVAYQTGVFVKRQHIVKRNRIVSVALICNPWTPILGIASITVKTTGANLHIPYLPFNQAEAIVAQLTTERG from the coding sequence ATGAAATTTTGGCCTATTTCAAAAAAATCAATTTTTGTACAGGATTTATTTTGCACAATCATCTGGTTTGTATTATCTATTTTTCCTTTTTTATATATTCAGCAATTTACCATTTGGTGGTATGTTACTTTACTCCCTTTACTGGTTCTTTTTCTTTTTTTTGCTGTTTTTTATTTTCCCGCCCGATACCGCAATAGTGGATACTGTTTCACAAAAAACCATGTGGCCTATCAAACTGGAGTTTTTGTAAAACGTCAACATATTGTAAAACGAAACAGGATTGTTTCAGTGGCCTTGATTTGCAATCCTTGGACTCCAATTTTGGGGATCGCTTCTATTACTGTTAAAACCACAGGGGCAAACTTGCATATTCCGTATCTACCATTCAATCAGGCAGAAGCAATTGTCGCGCAATTAACGACGGAAAGGGGCTAA
- a CDS encoding acetate/propionate family kinase gives MKILVSNAGSSSLKYQLINMDDGQVIAKGVCGRIGIGGEISHKTFDGRKFESDCDFPTHTEAFQKVVELLISKEYGVIQSMDEISAVGHRVVQGAEYFSESVLITPEVIDVIRKVSDLAPLHNPAHILAIQACEKVLDPSTPQVAVFDTAFHQTMPPKAFLYGVPYEYYEKYNIRKYGFHGTSHRFVSNRLAALLGKDIKDLKIITCHLGNGSSITAIDGGKSVDTTMGFTPLDGLLMGTRSGAVDPSVVTYIMEKENLTPAQMSDLLNKKSGYLGVSGVSSDDRDLKAAAEEGNKRAQITREIQSYQIKKYIGSYAAAMGGVDAIVFTGGIGEHNAELRYNVCSDMEFMGIAIDAAKNEEMNAKEAKVSAENSKVQVWVIPTNEELLIAQDTEKIVNGLNK, from the coding sequence ATGAAAATTTTGGTTTCTAATGCAGGAAGCTCATCCCTGAAATACCAGTTGATCAATATGGATGACGGACAGGTCATCGCAAAAGGGGTATGTGGTAGAATTGGAATTGGTGGGGAAATTTCCCATAAAACATTTGATGGTAGAAAATTTGAATCTGATTGTGATTTTCCAACCCATACCGAAGCGTTCCAGAAAGTTGTGGAACTGTTAATAAGCAAAGAATATGGTGTGATCCAATCTATGGATGAAATTTCCGCTGTTGGCCACCGTGTTGTACAGGGAGCGGAATATTTCTCAGAATCCGTTCTAATTACTCCAGAGGTAATTGACGTGATCCGTAAAGTTTCTGATTTAGCTCCATTACATAATCCAGCACATATTTTAGCAATCCAGGCATGTGAAAAGGTATTGGATCCATCCACTCCACAAGTGGCTGTTTTTGATACCGCATTCCATCAAACAATGCCTCCAAAAGCATTTTTATATGGTGTTCCATATGAATATTATGAAAAATACAATATCAGAAAATACGGTTTCCATGGGACTTCCCACCGCTTTGTCAGCAACCGTTTGGCTGCTTTGTTGGGAAAAGATATCAAGGATCTGAAAATCATCACTTGCCATTTAGGGAATGGTTCTTCCATCACTGCAATTGATGGTGGAAAATCCGTGGATACCACCATGGGCTTTACTCCATTGGATGGTCTGTTAATGGGCACACGTTCTGGTGCGGTTGATCCATCCGTCGTAACTTATATTATGGAAAAGGAAAACCTGACACCTGCACAAATGAGTGACCTGCTGAATAAAAAATCCGGTTATTTAGGTGTTTCCGGCGTGTCTAGTGATGACAGAGACTTAAAAGCTGCTGCTGAAGAAGGAAATAAACGTGCTCAGATTACAAGGGAAATCCAATCTTACCAGATTAAAAAATATATTGGTTCCTATGCGGCTGCGATGGGCGGTGTGGATGCCATTGTATTTACTGGTGGTATTGGGGAACACAATGCGGAACTGCGTTACAATGTTTGCTCTGATATGGAATTTATGGGCATTGCAATAGACGCTGCTAAAAATGAGGAAATGAATGCGAAAGAAGCAAAAGTTTCCGCAGAAAATTCCAAAGTACAGGTTTGGGTTATCCCAACCAACGAGGAACTGTTAATTGCACAGGATACCGAAAAAATTGTAAATGGCTTAAACAAATAA
- the tsaB gene encoding tRNA (adenosine(37)-N6)-threonylcarbamoyltransferase complex dimerization subunit type 1 TsaB, which translates to MAFDSSAKVASVAVCSETEILAEFSTNTGLTHSQTLLPMAEQVLACANISMEQIDAFAVASGPGSFTGLRIGISAVKGMAQVLDKPCIGVSTLEGLIQNLQGFDGIGCAVMDARCNQVYNCLYSLGEQPKRLCDDRALTIAELTEELKTYHQKIILVGDGADLCYNKMDGQLEQLVLAPIALRKQRASSIGLCAHVLYQQGKAVPAQALMPSYLRLSQAERMRQAAQQNQ; encoded by the coding sequence ATGGCATTTGATAGTTCCGCCAAAGTGGCAAGTGTTGCGGTTTGCAGTGAAACAGAAATTTTAGCGGAATTCAGTACCAACACAGGGCTGACCCATTCCCAGACCCTTTTGCCAATGGCAGAACAGGTGTTGGCCTGTGCAAATATTTCCATGGAACAAATTGACGCTTTTGCGGTTGCTTCTGGTCCGGGCTCTTTTACTGGCTTGCGGATCGGGATTTCCGCTGTGAAAGGGATGGCACAAGTATTGGACAAACCATGTATCGGTGTTTCTACCTTAGAAGGGCTAATCCAGAATTTACAGGGGTTTGATGGAATTGGATGCGCAGTTATGGACGCTAGATGTAACCAAGTATACAATTGTCTATATTCCCTAGGGGAACAGCCAAAACGGCTCTGTGATGACCGTGCCCTTACGATTGCGGAACTAACAGAAGAACTGAAAACATATCATCAAAAGATTATTTTAGTTGGTGACGGGGCGGATTTATGTTATAATAAAATGGATGGGCAACTGGAACAGCTTGTTCTGGCTCCCATTGCTTTGCGGAAACAACGCGCAAGCAGTATAGGGCTTTGTGCCCATGTTTTATATCAACAAGGAAAAGCAGTACCTGCTCAGGCATTGATGCCATCGTATTTGCGGCTATCCCAGGCCGAACGGATGCGTCAAGCCGCACAACAGAATCAATAG
- the rpiB gene encoding ribose 5-phosphate isomerase B — MIALGSDHGGFELKQEIMAYLKEKNIPFKDYGTYSTESCDYADYAELACNAIVAGECEKGILICGTGIGISMAANKIKGIRAAACSEHFSAKYTRLHNDANVLCLGGRVIGPGTACELVDLFLNTEFEGGRHALRVNKITALENK, encoded by the coding sequence ATGATAGCATTAGGTAGTGACCATGGCGGTTTTGAATTAAAACAGGAAATTATGGCTTATTTAAAAGAGAAAAATATTCCCTTTAAAGATTATGGCACTTATTCTACAGAATCCTGCGATTATGCTGATTATGCGGAATTAGCCTGTAATGCGATTGTTGCTGGCGAATGTGAAAAAGGAATTTTGATTTGTGGAACAGGCATTGGTATTTCTATGGCTGCGAATAAAATAAAAGGAATTCGGGCTGCTGCATGTTCCGAGCATTTTTCCGCAAAATATACCCGTTTACACAATGATGCCAATGTACTTTGCCTGGGCGGCAGAGTAATTGGACCTGGTACTGCTTGTGAACTGGTGGATTTATTTTTAAATACTGAATTTGAGGGTGGGCGCCATGCGCTCCGTGTAAATAAAATTACGGCGTTGGAAAACAAATAA
- the tsaE gene encoding tRNA (adenosine(37)-N6)-threonylcarbamoyltransferase complex ATPase subunit type 1 TsaE gives MKQFITHSPSETEQVASQFAQQLKPGDVIAYRGGLGVGKTAFTRGLAEGLQVIGEVSSPTFSLVNEYQGKIPLYHFDMYRINTLDDLYFTGFFDYLENGSILAIEWSENIADYLPENTITVELKRLDETTREITIDGDERF, from the coding sequence ATGAAACAGTTTATTACCCATAGCCCTTCTGAAACAGAACAGGTAGCGAGCCAGTTTGCCCAGCAACTAAAACCGGGGGATGTGATTGCCTACCGTGGCGGATTGGGAGTAGGAAAAACCGCATTTACAAGAGGCCTTGCGGAGGGATTGCAAGTAATAGGGGAAGTATCCAGCCCTACTTTTAGTTTGGTGAATGAGTATCAAGGGAAAATTCCACTGTATCATTTTGATATGTATCGTATCAATACATTGGATGACCTATACTTTACAGGATTTTTTGATTATCTGGAAAACGGCAGTATCCTTGCGATTGAATGGAGCGAAAATATTGCTGATTATCTGCCAGAAAACACGATTACTGTAGAATTGAAACGGTTGGATGAAACCACCCGGGAAATTACAATTGATGGAGATGAGCGTTTTTGA
- a CDS encoding FtsW/RodA/SpoVE family cell cycle protein, whose translation MKNFVFKIGSAIRDYVRETDKMLLVMAIMLSILSCTLQYSLATAGAIQWRPFYMQIASSCVGIVAAIIISLIDYHTLAKLWKLYVPIILILIGLTLFTPLGSMRNGDGMGSDDRILLNIGFMDIQPFEFLKLGFILTFSLHASSVRDHINQPKTLLFLILHGLVPIGLGFLSGDYGTMLVFILIFLCILFTSGLSWKLILPGLGAAVIAGFVFFNFVMDDYLQKRFLLSDEYLYENRLGDTLQQYWGKITLGSGQLTGKGLLSDKLITTTPELYNDFIFAHVGQVFGFVGCIALVIWIMVMCIKLIINARSADDPLGSYISVGVFAVLFFQSVINIGMVLCVLPVIGIPLPFVSAGGTSALTTYMILGLALSVRMNTTKKDHLF comes from the coding sequence ATGAAAAATTTTGTTTTTAAAATTGGAAGTGCCATACGAGACTATGTCCGGGAAACGGACAAGATGTTATTGGTGATGGCAATTATGTTATCTATTCTAAGTTGTACATTACAATATTCATTGGCAACCGCTGGTGCTATCCAATGGAGGCCGTTTTATATGCAAATAGCTTCTAGCTGTGTGGGAATTGTAGCAGCAATCATTATCTCTTTAATTGATTACCATACCCTAGCAAAATTATGGAAGCTTTATGTGCCCATTATTTTAATTTTAATTGGATTGACTTTGTTTACCCCATTGGGTTCTATGAGAAACGGAGATGGTATGGGATCTGATGACCGTATCCTTTTGAATATTGGTTTTATGGACATTCAACCATTTGAATTCTTAAAACTTGGATTTATCCTTACGTTCTCGCTTCACGCCTCGTCTGTGAGAGACCATATTAATCAGCCAAAAACCCTGTTGTTCTTAATTCTGCATGGATTGGTTCCCATTGGATTGGGCTTCCTATCTGGAGACTATGGAACAATGTTAGTGTTCATTTTGATTTTCCTTTGTATTTTATTCACCTCTGGATTAAGTTGGAAACTAATTCTTCCCGGTTTGGGGGCAGCGGTAATTGCTGGATTTGTCTTTTTTAATTTCGTCATGGATGATTACCTACAAAAGAGATTTTTGTTATCGGACGAATATCTATATGAAAATAGGCTTGGAGATACGCTACAACAGTACTGGGGTAAAATTACCTTGGGTTCCGGCCAATTGACCGGAAAAGGGCTTTTATCAGATAAATTGATTACCACTACTCCAGAATTGTACAACGATTTTATCTTTGCCCATGTAGGCCAGGTATTCGGTTTTGTTGGTTGTATTGCCCTGGTAATCTGGATTATGGTAATGTGTATCAAACTCATTATCAACGCACGTTCGGCGGATGATCCATTGGGATCCTATATTTCTGTTGGTGTATTTGCTGTGCTGTTTTTCCAGTCAGTTATTAATATTGGAATGGTGCTTTGTGTTCTTCCGGTTATTGGTATTCCATTACCATTTGTCAGTGCAGGAGGGACATCCGCTTTAACCACCTATATGATACTAGGGCTTGCCCTAAGTGTCCGAATGAATACAACAAAAAAAGACCATTTATTTTAA
- a CDS encoding PH domain-containing protein, whose translation MEFQHPHPVQIIRNTSRFWLLLLLPVLRGFLFSGGNLYVWMKGAWMDLLVLVAIVLFGYLSWYFNTFYVGKDGVYIHKGIFLIQQYVIPYEMISSITVENPFYLSPIRGSYVKLDTDAGNVRQADLSFVMKRKDVERLVKYAQEKLVGDAKNMGRIYSPRLWYIAILSLISSNSLTGVLFASTLISQSGNLLGKEFEDMLVTNLTKIAELLAFGIPPAAAILAYLLLGGWGLAFLLNIIRNKDFSVNRRNQSMTIRAGILIPRYYCFNIGRINLVEIRQTLFTKVLGYYSVYINCAGYGKLKNGTSVLIPAAERREAMRNLNLLFPEIQFVKRDIKPKPVDFRRFIFIPTIIIVVFAVIIAGSYLFFPGFRGLILFVGIMIEIIPVLYLIVRMISYSHTGIGYSQGMLTASYTKRLLFCRVSMPREKVSKIVYRQNLLQKSTGCCDVIIYTYSEGTKRHIIRNLNQTEVQELLKHSI comes from the coding sequence ATGGAATTTCAACACCCACATCCTGTCCAAATTATCCGCAATACTTCTCGTTTTTGGCTTTTATTACTATTGCCAGTGTTGCGTGGCTTTTTATTTTCTGGAGGAAACTTATATGTTTGGATGAAAGGCGCTTGGATGGACCTTTTAGTATTGGTTGCCATTGTACTCTTTGGATATTTAAGTTGGTATTTTAATACGTTTTATGTGGGAAAAGATGGCGTTTATATCCATAAAGGAATATTTTTAATTCAACAGTATGTTATCCCATACGAAATGATTTCCTCCATCACAGTGGAAAATCCTTTTTATCTATCCCCAATACGAGGTAGTTATGTAAAGTTGGATACTGATGCAGGGAATGTTCGTCAAGCTGATTTATCTTTTGTGATGAAACGGAAGGATGTCGAACGTTTAGTAAAATATGCCCAGGAAAAACTGGTTGGAGATGCAAAAAACATGGGACGCATCTATAGCCCTCGATTGTGGTATATTGCTATTTTGTCCTTGATTTCCTCGAATAGTTTAACAGGGGTTTTGTTTGCGTCCACTTTAATTTCCCAAAGCGGAAATCTGCTTGGGAAAGAGTTTGAAGATATGTTGGTGACGAATCTCACAAAAATAGCGGAGCTACTAGCGTTTGGAATCCCACCTGCGGCAGCTATTTTAGCATATCTTTTATTGGGTGGATGGGGATTGGCTTTTTTGCTCAATATTATCCGCAACAAAGATTTTTCAGTCAACCGTCGAAATCAGAGTATGACAATCCGTGCGGGTATTCTAATCCCAAGATATTATTGTTTTAATATTGGGAGGATTAACTTGGTAGAAATCCGTCAAACCTTGTTTACCAAAGTATTGGGGTATTATTCTGTGTATATCAATTGTGCTGGATATGGTAAACTCAAAAACGGGACATCTGTGTTAATCCCTGCGGCAGAGCGGCGGGAAGCGATGCGAAACCTTAATCTATTGTTTCCCGAAATCCAATTTGTAAAGCGGGATATTAAACCAAAACCAGTGGATTTTAGAAGATTTATTTTTATCCCGACTATTATTATTGTTGTTTTTGCGGTTATTATTGCAGGATCTTATCTGTTTTTTCCGGGGTTCCGCGGATTAATTTTGTTTGTGGGAATTATGATTGAGATTATTCCGGTGCTGTACTTGATTGTCCGCATGATTAGTTATAGCCATACAGGGATTGGATATAGCCAGGGAATGTTAACAGCCAGCTATACCAAACGGTTATTATTTTGCCGTGTTTCTATGCCAAGGGAAAAAGTATCCAAAATTGTATATCGCCAAAATTTATTGCAAAAAAGTACAGGTTGTTGTGATGTAATTATCTACACATATTCTGAAGGCACAAAACGGCATATTATTCGGAATTTAAATCAAACAGAAGTGCAAGAATTGTTAAAACACAGTATTTAG
- the upp gene encoding uracil phosphoribosyltransferase, producing MNKPVIMDHPLIQHKMSILRDKSTGFKEFRELVSEIAMLMCYEATRDLPLAEVDIETPLAIAKTKVIAGRKIVFVPILRAGLGMVDGMLKLVPAARVGHVGMYRDPETFVPHEYYCKLPPNMDQREVIVLDPMLATGGSAIDAIDAIKKRGCKSIKFMCLVAAPEGLNALQEKHPDVQIYAAALDQCLNEHKYIVPGLGDAGDRIFGTK from the coding sequence ATGAACAAACCTGTTATTATGGATCATCCATTGATCCAACACAAAATGTCTATTTTAAGGGATAAAAGCACTGGTTTTAAGGAATTCCGTGAATTGGTGTCCGAAATTGCAATGTTAATGTGCTACGAGGCTACCAGAGATTTACCTTTGGCGGAAGTGGATATTGAAACCCCTTTGGCAATTGCAAAAACCAAAGTAATCGCTGGTAGAAAGATTGTGTTTGTACCAATTTTACGTGCTGGACTTGGTATGGTGGATGGTATGTTAAAATTGGTTCCAGCTGCACGTGTTGGGCATGTTGGGATGTACCGTGATCCAGAAACTTTTGTACCACATGAATATTACTGTAAATTGCCACCAAACATGGACCAAAGGGAAGTTATTGTATTGGATCCAATGTTGGCTACCGGCGGTTCCGCCATTGATGCGATTGACGCAATTAAAAAGCGTGGATGTAAAAGCATTAAATTTATGTGTTTGGTAGCTGCTCCAGAAGGTTTGAACGCATTGCAGGAAAAACACCCTGATGTTCAGATTTATGCAGCTGCTTTGGATCAGTGCTTGAATGAACACAAATATATTGTTCCTGGTCTTGGCGATGCGGGAGACCGTATTTTTGGAACAAAATAG
- a CDS encoding tRNA(Met) cytidine acetate ligase, giving the protein MKVAGIIAEYNPFHNGHAYQIQQTRKQATHIIAVMSGHLTQRGSISCYSKWIRAKAAIQSGVDLVLELPTSFACSSAERFALGGIGLLGSLGIVDCISFGSESGDISSLMECANQCLNINQSPEMQQLLKQGLSYPAARRRALGKKGYLLDFPNNTLGVEYIKAAKQLGFQFEWLTIQRQGASHDSEIPTGDFASASYLRGQTSWENFIPQNCRDIYQPSLRSNPEQLEMVLLYLIRTTTKQQWAELPDVSEGLENRLYESGKIATSSEQFLSIVKTKRYTMSRLRRILSYRFLDIQKANLESSPLYGRVLGMNQKGKELLSKIRTASTIPVSPDFPKLARQFPKQAALDSKATDLFYMTTPQIQKAGQDYLQKPIIQ; this is encoded by the coding sequence ATGAAAGTAGCTGGCATTATTGCAGAATATAACCCTTTCCACAACGGTCATGCTTACCAAATCCAACAAACCAGAAAACAGGCTACCCATATCATTGCTGTCATGAGTGGCCATCTCACTCAACGTGGGTCTATTTCCTGTTATTCTAAATGGATTCGGGCAAAAGCTGCGATACAATCCGGCGTTGACCTGGTACTAGAACTTCCCACATCATTTGCATGTAGTTCAGCGGAACGTTTTGCTTTGGGGGGAATTGGACTTTTAGGAAGCCTGGGAATTGTGGATTGTATCAGTTTTGGAAGTGAATCCGGTGATATTTCCTCCTTAATGGAATGTGCAAACCAATGCCTTAATATCAACCAATCCCCAGAAATGCAACAATTATTAAAACAGGGGTTAAGCTATCCCGCTGCACGGAGAAGGGCACTTGGAAAAAAGGGATATTTACTGGATTTCCCTAACAACACATTGGGAGTTGAATATATTAAGGCCGCAAAACAGTTGGGTTTCCAGTTTGAATGGTTGACTATACAGCGCCAGGGAGCTAGCCATGACAGTGAGATACCAACCGGAGATTTCGCCAGTGCTTCCTATCTCAGAGGGCAAACTAGCTGGGAAAATTTTATTCCTCAAAACTGCCGAGATATTTATCAGCCCTCTCTGCGTTCCAATCCGGAACAGTTAGAGATGGTATTGCTTTATCTAATACGCACTACTACCAAGCAACAGTGGGCAGAGCTTCCTGATGTGTCCGAAGGCTTAGAAAACCGCCTTTACGAATCTGGAAAGATTGCCACATCTTCTGAGCAATTTTTATCTATTGTAAAAACAAAGCGTTACACGATGTCCCGTTTGAGGAGGATTTTATCTTACCGTTTCCTTGACATACAAAAAGCAAACCTAGAGTCCTCCCCTCTTTATGGCCGTGTACTGGGCATGAACCAAAAAGGAAAAGAATTGTTATCCAAAATCAGGACAGCCTCTACCATTCCAGTATCACCTGATTTTCCTAAATTAGCGCGACAGTTTCCCAAACAAGCAGCACTGGACAGCAAAGCGACCGATTTATTTTATATGACCACACCGCAAATCCAAAAAGCAGGGCAAGATTACCTTCAAAAACCAATAATACAATAA
- a CDS encoding helix-turn-helix domain-containing protein, producing the protein METTLGKKFAELRKLNGFTQDEVAEKLGVSPQAVSKWENDLSCPDIMLLPDIAKLFDVTIDELFSDQPTAKTVILPEEQRVDIDKMMFKVVVDSKKGDRVRVNLPMPLVRLGISIGMKLPQITQNEALRDLDIESILKLVDSGAIGQIVDVDSSDGDRVRIVVE; encoded by the coding sequence ATGGAAACAACACTAGGTAAAAAATTTGCGGAATTACGAAAATTAAATGGATTTACACAAGATGAGGTGGCGGAAAAACTCGGCGTATCTCCCCAGGCGGTTTCCAAATGGGAAAACGATTTATCCTGTCCGGATATTATGCTGCTGCCGGATATCGCAAAACTATTTGATGTGACCATTGATGAATTGTTTTCTGATCAACCAACAGCAAAAACGGTAATCTTACCAGAAGAGCAGCGGGTAGATATTGACAAGATGATGTTTAAAGTGGTAGTGGACTCGAAAAAAGGGGACCGTGTTAGAGTAAATCTGCCCATGCCTTTGGTGCGTTTGGGGATTAGCATTGGGATGAAATTGCCACAAATCACGCAAAATGAGGCGTTGCGTGATTTGGACATAGAAAGTATTTTAAAATTAGTGGATAGCGGGGCAATCGGTCAGATTGTAGATGTGGATTCTTCTGATGGCGACCGTGTCCGGATAGTAGTGGAATAA
- a CDS encoding formate--tetrahydrofolate ligase: protein MLTDIEIAQQAKMLPITKIGEQLGLTEDDLELYGKYKAKIAAEAEQRFSTKPDGKLVLVTAINPTPAGEGKTTTSVGLGEAMCKMGKKAVLALREPSLGPVFGIKGGAAGGGYAQVVPMEDINLHFTGDMHAITAANNLLCALIDNHLQQGNELGIDQRRILFKRCLDMNDRALRYVNVGLGGKVNGIPREDGFQITVASEIMAILCLANDIEDLKQRLSNILVAYRYDNTPVYARDLQAQGAMTALLKDAIKPNLVQTLENTPAIMHGGPFANIAHGCNSVQATKLAMKLGDYAITEAGFGSDLGAEKFFDIKCRYAGLSPDCVVIVATVRALKYNGGVPKTELTTENVAAVEAGIVNLKAHIENMHKYGVPVVVAINQFGTDTDAELKVISDCCEQLGCEFALSEVFAKGGEGGLDLAEKVIKACEKPANFKPLYDLDLTINEKIETVAREIYGADGVAVTPQAQKAIDEITALGFGKLPICVAKTQYSLSDDASKLGRPSGFTITIRDVKVSAGAGFVVVYTGNIMTMPGLPKKPAALSIDVVDGQITGLF from the coding sequence ATGTTAACGGATATTGAAATTGCTCAACAGGCAAAGATGCTTCCAATCACAAAAATTGGAGAACAGTTAGGGTTAACCGAAGATGATTTGGAATTGTACGGAAAGTACAAAGCGAAAATCGCAGCAGAAGCGGAACAACGTTTTAGCACAAAACCGGATGGCAAACTGGTTTTAGTCACTGCAATTAATCCAACTCCTGCTGGCGAAGGAAAGACAACGACCAGTGTTGGCTTGGGAGAAGCCATGTGTAAAATGGGGAAAAAAGCGGTTTTAGCTCTGCGGGAACCTTCCCTTGGCCCTGTATTTGGCATTAAAGGTGGCGCAGCTGGTGGTGGCTACGCTCAGGTGGTACCAATGGAGGATATCAACCTACATTTTACAGGGGACATGCACGCTATTACTGCGGCGAATAACCTTCTTTGCGCATTGATTGACAACCATCTGCAACAGGGAAATGAATTGGGGATCGACCAAAGGAGAATCCTCTTTAAACGTTGTTTGGATATGAATGATCGTGCCTTGCGGTATGTAAACGTTGGGTTAGGTGGGAAAGTAAATGGAATTCCCCGTGAAGATGGATTCCAGATTACAGTAGCTAGTGAAATTATGGCGATTCTTTGCTTGGCAAACGATATTGAGGATTTAAAACAGCGCCTTTCCAATATTTTAGTCGCTTACCGTTATGATAATACCCCAGTTTATGCAAGAGACTTACAGGCACAAGGTGCCATGACAGCTTTATTAAAAGATGCAATCAAACCAAATCTGGTACAAACATTGGAAAATACCCCAGCCATTATGCACGGAGGTCCATTTGCAAATATTGCACATGGGTGCAACTCGGTACAAGCGACTAAATTGGCGATGAAATTAGGGGATTACGCAATTACAGAAGCAGGATTTGGCTCTGACTTGGGGGCGGAAAAATTCTTTGACATCAAATGCCGTTATGCAGGATTATCCCCTGATTGTGTTGTGATTGTTGCTACAGTTCGTGCATTAAAATACAACGGTGGTGTTCCAAAAACAGAGTTGACCACTGAAAACGTAGCTGCTGTTGAAGCTGGTATTGTCAACTTAAAAGCACATATTGAGAATATGCACAAATATGGTGTTCCAGTGGTAGTGGCAATTAACCAGTTTGGTACAGACACTGATGCGGAGTTAAAAGTAATCAGCGATTGCTGCGAACAGCTTGGCTGTGAATTTGCGTTGTCCGAAGTATTCGCAAAAGGCGGGGAAGGTGGCTTAGATTTAGCGGAAAAAGTAATCAAGGCTTGTGAAAAACCTGCGAACTTTAAACCTTTGTATGATTTGGATTTGACAATTAACGAAAAAATTGAAACCGTGGCAAGAGAAATTTATGGCGCTGACGGTGTCGCCGTTACTCCACAAGCACAAAAAGCTATTGACGAGATCACAGCATTAGGTTTTGGTAAACTTCCAATTTGCGTGGCCAAAACCCAGTATTCTTTATCTGACGATGCCTCGAAATTAGGACGTCCATCTGGTTTTACCATTACCATCCGGGACGTTAAAGTATCCGCTGGGGCAGGATTTGTTGTTGTTTATACCGGCAATATCATGACAATGCCAGGGTTGCCGAAAAAGCCGGCAGCACTCTCTATTGATGTGGTAGATGGCCAGATTACAGGATTATTCTAA